The proteins below come from a single Burkholderia contaminans genomic window:
- a CDS encoding MFS transporter: MNATETLDPASAEEQRIMSKMARRLMPILVVMFLIAFIDRQNVGFAKLQMVHSLGMTEAAFGLASSLFFIGYLLFEVPSTLALHRYGARVWLARIMLTWGLITVLMGFTTSMPAFCALRFVLGIAEAGFYPGVIYYLTLWFPQSYRAKVLGIFTLGSALANMLGSLVGGVLLSLNGVWGLAGWQWVFVATGIPAVIVAIVVFRVLPASVRDARFLDDREKQIVEAALEREKPAQAEHGQPWKALLDPRVMLFAATYMLMSTSLYGVTYWLPTLVKSFGVSSSTNGFLSMLPWALAVVLLVWLPAKLRRAKSILRTIAIVAALGALGFLLSLVLPSTPLRFIALVLGGACIPLLYPCFWSMPPRYFTGARAAASVAAINSIGNLGGFFSQNLMPFAGKVTGTAFGPMIVPIVCLALLGIGALVAWTRSERGMVAARA; the protein is encoded by the coding sequence GTGAACGCCACTGAAACCCTGGACCCCGCGTCCGCCGAAGAGCAGCGCATCATGTCGAAGATGGCGCGGCGCCTGATGCCCATCCTCGTCGTGATGTTCCTGATCGCGTTCATCGACCGGCAGAACGTCGGCTTCGCGAAGCTGCAGATGGTGCACAGCCTCGGGATGACGGAAGCCGCGTTCGGGCTCGCGTCGTCGCTGTTCTTCATCGGCTACCTGCTGTTCGAGGTGCCGAGCACGCTCGCGCTGCATCGCTACGGCGCGCGCGTATGGCTCGCGCGGATCATGCTGACGTGGGGGCTCATCACGGTGCTGATGGGCTTCACGACGTCGATGCCCGCGTTCTGCGCGCTGCGCTTCGTGCTCGGCATCGCCGAAGCCGGCTTCTATCCGGGCGTGATCTACTACCTGACGCTGTGGTTTCCGCAGAGCTATCGCGCGAAGGTGCTCGGCATCTTCACGCTCGGCAGCGCGCTCGCGAACATGCTCGGCTCGCTGGTCGGCGGCGTGCTGCTGAGCCTGAACGGCGTGTGGGGGCTCGCGGGCTGGCAGTGGGTGTTCGTGGCGACGGGCATCCCGGCGGTGATCGTAGCGATCGTCGTGTTCCGCGTGCTGCCCGCGTCGGTGCGCGACGCACGTTTCCTCGACGACCGCGAGAAGCAGATCGTCGAGGCCGCGCTCGAACGCGAGAAGCCCGCGCAGGCCGAGCATGGGCAGCCGTGGAAGGCGCTGCTCGATCCGCGCGTGATGCTGTTCGCGGCGACCTACATGCTGATGTCGACGTCGCTGTACGGCGTGACGTACTGGCTGCCGACGCTCGTGAAGTCGTTCGGCGTGTCGAGCAGCACGAACGGATTCCTGAGCATGCTGCCGTGGGCGCTCGCGGTGGTGCTGCTGGTGTGGCTGCCGGCGAAACTGCGCCGCGCGAAGAGCATCCTGCGCACGATCGCGATCGTCGCGGCGCTCGGCGCGCTCGGCTTCCTGCTGAGCCTCGTGCTGCCGTCGACGCCGCTGCGCTTCATCGCACTGGTGCTCGGCGGCGCATGCATTCCGCTGCTGTATCCGTGCTTCTGGTCGATGCCGCCGCGCTACTTCACCGGTGCGCGCGCGGCGGCGAGCGTCGCGGCGATCAACTCGATCGGCAACCTCGGCGGCTTCTTCAGCCAGAACCTGATGCCGTTTGCCGGCAAGGTGACGGGCACCGCGTTCGGGCCGATGATCGTGCCGATCGTGTGTCTCGCGCTGCTCGGGATCGGCGCGCTGGTCGCGTGGACGCGGTCGGAACGGGGGATGGTGGCGGCGCGGGCGTGA
- a CDS encoding sensor histidine kinase — MTAAFRVPPSSPPSPPDDDDTDASRLFMSSLPPGRRERRLALATVLISAVIFAALAPFAGRPLAPGWAFIPVYQSAIVVNDMVTAGLLLGQYAILRQRPLLVLAGGYLFTGFMAGTHMLTFPGLFAPTGLLGAGDQTTAWLYVFWHSGFPLAVAAYALLRAKSRAPGPIPGPQRRAAIPIGLCIVAAVGATVALALLATAGHDLLPRIMNGNRMAATMTNAITVVWGLNLIALMLMWQRRRRHSVLDLWVMTVLVAWLFDIALSSMLNHGRYDLGFYAGRAYGLVASGVVLFAMLFENGRLHAQTVRALAGARYQHLLVVQKSAQLNDANERLEQRVAARTAQLSASNRDLRREVEDRVRAERALQASREELREIAAISASAREAEQRRIARELHDELAQTLATLKNDLEWLIDRVPPDDALLARKIAAMHALARGAVAATRRIASDLRPLMLDDLGFAAAMQWLVEDFRHRHGIDCTLHVDPPELQLAEPYATAVFRIAQEALANVARHAAASHASVELVHASNAIELTIRDDGTGFDPGVPRKSGSFGLVGLRERAYLVGGTLRIATTLGEGTTVEVEIPLSPAPVTVAHGGDGGSRG, encoded by the coding sequence ATGACCGCCGCCTTCCGCGTCCCGCCCTCATCCCCGCCCTCGCCCCCGGACGACGACGACACGGACGCGTCGCGCCTGTTCATGTCGTCGCTGCCGCCGGGCCGGCGCGAACGGCGGCTCGCGCTCGCGACCGTGCTCATCTCCGCCGTGATCTTCGCCGCGCTGGCGCCGTTCGCGGGCAGGCCGCTTGCGCCGGGATGGGCATTCATCCCCGTGTACCAGTCGGCGATCGTCGTCAACGACATGGTGACCGCCGGCCTGCTGCTCGGCCAGTACGCGATCCTGCGCCAGCGGCCGCTGCTCGTGCTCGCGGGCGGCTACCTGTTCACGGGCTTCATGGCCGGCACCCACATGCTGACCTTTCCCGGGCTGTTCGCGCCGACCGGCCTGCTCGGCGCCGGCGACCAGACCACCGCCTGGTTGTACGTGTTCTGGCACAGCGGCTTTCCGCTGGCAGTCGCCGCGTATGCGCTGCTGCGCGCGAAGTCGCGTGCGCCGGGCCCGATCCCGGGCCCGCAGCGCCGCGCGGCGATTCCCATCGGGCTGTGCATCGTGGCCGCGGTCGGCGCGACGGTCGCGCTCGCGCTGCTTGCCACGGCCGGCCACGACCTGCTGCCGCGCATCATGAACGGCAACCGGATGGCCGCGACGATGACGAACGCGATCACGGTCGTCTGGGGGCTGAATCTGATCGCACTGATGCTGATGTGGCAGCGGCGGCGGCGCCATTCCGTGCTCGACCTGTGGGTCATGACGGTGCTCGTCGCGTGGCTGTTCGACATCGCGCTGTCGTCGATGCTGAATCACGGGCGCTACGACCTCGGCTTCTACGCGGGACGCGCGTACGGTCTCGTCGCGTCCGGCGTCGTGCTGTTCGCGATGCTGTTCGAGAACGGCCGGCTGCATGCGCAGACGGTGCGCGCGCTGGCCGGTGCACGCTACCAGCATCTGCTCGTCGTGCAGAAGAGCGCGCAGTTGAACGACGCGAACGAACGGCTCGAACAGCGCGTCGCCGCGCGCACCGCGCAACTGAGCGCGTCGAACCGCGACCTGCGGCGCGAAGTCGAGGACCGCGTGCGGGCCGAGCGGGCGTTGCAGGCGTCGCGCGAGGAGTTGCGCGAGATCGCCGCGATCAGCGCGAGCGCACGCGAAGCGGAGCAGCGCCGCATTGCACGCGAGCTGCATGACGAACTCGCGCAGACGCTCGCGACGCTGAAAAACGATCTCGAATGGCTGATCGACCGCGTGCCGCCGGACGATGCGCTGCTGGCGCGCAAGATCGCGGCGATGCATGCGCTGGCGCGCGGCGCCGTGGCCGCGACGCGCCGCATCGCGTCGGACCTGCGCCCGCTGATGCTCGACGATCTCGGCTTCGCCGCGGCAATGCAGTGGCTCGTGGAGGATTTCCGGCACCGTCACGGCATCGACTGCACGTTGCATGTCGACCCGCCGGAGCTGCAGCTCGCCGAGCCTTACGCGACGGCGGTGTTCCGCATCGCGCAGGAAGCGCTCGCGAATGTCGCGCGGCACGCGGCCGCGTCGCATGCGAGCGTCGAACTCGTGCATGCGAGCAATGCGATCGAACTGACGATTCGCGACGACGGCACGGGATTCGATCCCGGCGTGCCGCGCAAGTCGGGATCGTTCGGGCTGGTCGGATTACGCGAGCGCGCGTATCTCGTCGGCGGCACGCTGCGGATCGCGACGACGCTCGGCGAAGGGACGACGGTCGAGGTGGAGATTCCGCTGTCGCCTGCGCCGGTGACGGTCGCGCATGGCGGGGATGGGGGGTCGCGCGGGTAG
- a CDS encoding response regulator, with product MIRVILADDHAVMRDGLRHILETAGGFEIVGEASDGSATLALVERGAADVLLLDLSMPAPTGIELIRLVKRHAPSLRTLVLTMHAEAQYAARAFKAGATGYLTKDSATAELVEAVGKVAAGGVYVSPSAAESLALTLRTPAATLPHERLSAREFDVMRRIVAGQTVTQIATELALSAKTVSTYKTRILEKMELPHEAALVRYAVRHELDPGGDA from the coding sequence ATGATCAGGGTAATTCTGGCTGACGATCACGCAGTCATGCGGGACGGACTGCGTCACATCCTGGAAACGGCCGGCGGTTTCGAAATCGTCGGCGAGGCGAGCGATGGCTCGGCCACGCTTGCGCTGGTCGAGCGCGGCGCCGCCGACGTGCTGCTGCTCGACCTGTCGATGCCCGCGCCGACCGGCATCGAGCTGATCCGGCTGGTGAAACGCCACGCGCCGTCGCTGCGCACGCTCGTGCTGACGATGCATGCGGAGGCGCAGTACGCGGCGCGCGCGTTCAAGGCCGGCGCGACCGGCTACCTGACGAAGGACAGCGCAACCGCCGAGCTCGTCGAGGCGGTCGGCAAGGTGGCTGCGGGCGGCGTCTACGTGAGCCCGTCGGCGGCCGAGAGCCTCGCGCTCACGTTGCGCACACCGGCCGCGACGCTGCCGCACGAGCGGCTGTCCGCGCGCGAGTTCGACGTGATGCGCCGCATCGTCGCGGGCCAGACCGTCACGCAGATCGCGACCGAACTCGCGCTCAGCGCGAAGACGGTCAGCACGTACAAGACACGGATCCTCGAGAAGATGGAACTGCCGCACGAAGCCGCGCTGGTGCGCTACGCGGTGCGCCACGAACTCGACCCCGGCGGCGACGCATGA
- a CDS encoding LssY C-terminal domain-containing protein, whose product MSDTIHAWIGAIGAHPLLVLAIVFVAACAEAIALIGTVVPAGAVMFAAGALIGAGALDGWTTIGVAAVGAVIGDGISYELGRHYRGVIRNAWARLGYAAAFARGEEFVLRHGMKSIVLARFLAPVRAVVPVVVGCATLPRRSFYPVNVVSALIWAPVHVAPGILFGASAALAAAISVRVAVILLVVAALVALVWIGVRVALRRGWPLLRRALVEGVHACARRWPRFGARLHDAIAYVRGLPGAVPVLALLFIGCVWLFAGLVQDVVANDPLMHADIALYAFLQNLRTPPVDATMRALAVLHGHDTGLIVAAAFLVWLLIHRCWLTAAWWLVTVGVAVVLVPVFGAGPPGATPASLPPGALHVPLPDAEAAFAILASSGLGWVLARDRPARWRIPVVTAVVLWIVLGGFARLYVGDTWLSGLLGGWSLGLAWFALLAGAFAYWRVREHVQPRGALVAVMVVLATAGVWTVPAQWQLDRAARPHVGDVVAMTVDQWLRGGWQRVPVRRTEIGGDREEYLPLQWSATSDTLDRHLAQAGWQRATPWSPATALRWLLPQAPADALPVLPRYTHGESTRRVFVRFDPAQPESRLVLRLWRYPYVLQDALGMRPLWYGALYRETLHRPARLMTTVRTTTVDDAATIAKALAVEPAIEHPPAGMTNAPAEMLLVWMVRP is encoded by the coding sequence ATGAGCGACACGATCCACGCGTGGATCGGCGCGATCGGCGCACATCCGCTGCTCGTGCTTGCGATCGTGTTCGTGGCGGCCTGCGCGGAGGCGATCGCGCTGATCGGCACGGTCGTGCCGGCCGGCGCCGTGATGTTCGCGGCCGGTGCGCTGATCGGCGCGGGCGCGCTCGACGGCTGGACGACCATCGGTGTCGCGGCGGTCGGCGCCGTGATCGGCGACGGGATCAGCTACGAACTCGGGCGGCACTATCGCGGCGTGATCCGCAACGCATGGGCGCGCTTAGGCTACGCGGCCGCCTTCGCGCGCGGCGAGGAATTCGTGCTGCGCCATGGCATGAAGAGCATCGTGCTCGCGCGTTTTCTTGCGCCGGTGCGCGCGGTCGTGCCGGTCGTCGTTGGCTGCGCGACGCTGCCGCGGCGGTCGTTCTATCCGGTCAACGTCGTCTCGGCGCTCATCTGGGCGCCCGTGCACGTCGCGCCGGGCATCCTGTTCGGGGCGTCGGCCGCGCTGGCCGCGGCGATCAGCGTGCGGGTCGCCGTGATCCTGCTGGTCGTCGCGGCGCTGGTCGCGCTCGTGTGGATCGGCGTGCGCGTCGCATTGCGGCGCGGCTGGCCGCTGCTGCGCCGTGCGCTCGTCGAAGGCGTGCACGCCTGCGCGCGCCGCTGGCCGCGGTTCGGCGCGCGGCTGCACGACGCGATCGCCTACGTGCGCGGCCTGCCGGGCGCGGTGCCGGTGCTTGCGCTGCTGTTCATCGGCTGCGTGTGGCTGTTCGCGGGCCTCGTGCAGGATGTCGTCGCGAACGATCCGCTGATGCACGCGGACATCGCGCTGTATGCGTTCCTGCAGAACCTGCGCACGCCACCGGTGGATGCCACGATGCGCGCGCTTGCCGTGCTGCACGGGCACGATACGGGGCTGATCGTCGCGGCCGCGTTTCTCGTCTGGCTGTTGATCCATCGCTGCTGGCTGACGGCTGCGTGGTGGCTCGTGACGGTCGGCGTCGCCGTCGTGCTCGTGCCGGTGTTCGGCGCGGGCCCACCCGGTGCGACGCCCGCGAGCCTGCCGCCCGGTGCGCTGCACGTGCCGCTGCCCGATGCCGAAGCGGCGTTCGCGATTCTCGCGAGCAGCGGCCTCGGCTGGGTGCTCGCGCGCGACCGGCCCGCGCGGTGGCGGATCCCGGTCGTGACGGCGGTGGTGTTGTGGATCGTGCTCGGCGGCTTTGCGCGGCTGTATGTGGGCGACACGTGGCTGTCGGGCCTGCTGGGCGGCTGGAGCCTCGGGCTCGCCTGGTTTGCGCTGCTGGCCGGCGCTTTTGCGTACTGGCGCGTGCGCGAGCACGTGCAGCCGAGGGGCGCGCTCGTCGCGGTGATGGTGGTGCTCGCGACGGCCGGCGTGTGGACGGTGCCCGCGCAATGGCAGCTCGACCGCGCGGCGCGCCCGCATGTCGGCGACGTGGTCGCGATGACCGTCGACCAGTGGCTGCGCGGTGGGTGGCAGCGCGTGCCGGTGAGGCGCACCGAGATCGGCGGCGACCGCGAGGAATATCTGCCGCTGCAATGGAGCGCGACGTCGGACACGCTCGACCGGCATCTCGCACAGGCCGGCTGGCAGCGCGCGACGCCGTGGTCGCCGGCCACCGCGCTGCGCTGGCTGCTGCCGCAGGCGCCGGCCGATGCGCTGCCGGTGCTGCCGCGCTATACGCACGGCGAAAGCACGCGCCGCGTGTTCGTCCGCTTCGATCCGGCGCAGCCGGAAAGCCGCCTCGTGCTGCGGCTGTGGCGTTATCCGTACGTGCTGCAGGATGCGCTCGGCATGCGGCCGTTGTGGTACGGCGCGCTGTATCGCGAAACGCTGCACCGCCCGGCACGGCTGATGACTACCGTACGCACGACGACGGTCGACGATGCGGCGACGATTGCGAAGGCGCTGGCGGTCGAGCCGGCGATCGAGCATCCGCCGGCTGGGATGACGAACGCGCCGGCGGAGATGCTGCTGGTGTGGATGGTTCGGCCGTGA
- a CDS encoding DNA-binding protein — translation MTKLKGAVSHHDAEVAELGADRELAVAYLRVAMESLDDPDNRAAGLLALRTVAEAYGGLGAVAAEAGISRESLYRTLSPNGNPTLKTLLAVLKTVGLRLSVVPAQPVHA, via the coding sequence ATGACCAAGCTCAAAGGTGCGGTATCGCACCACGACGCGGAAGTCGCCGAACTCGGCGCCGACCGCGAACTCGCGGTGGCCTATCTGCGCGTCGCGATGGAGTCGCTCGACGATCCCGACAACCGCGCGGCCGGCCTGCTCGCGCTGCGTACCGTCGCGGAAGCGTACGGCGGGCTCGGCGCCGTCGCGGCCGAAGCCGGCATCAGCCGCGAATCGCTGTATCGCACCCTTTCCCCGAACGGCAACCCGACACTGAAAACCCTGCTCGCGGTGCTCAAGACCGTCGGCCTGCGCCTGTCCGTCGTCCCCGCGCAGCCGGTGCACGCCTAA
- a CDS encoding type II toxin-antitoxin system RelE/ParE family toxin, producing MLSKFELLRYQRDDGREPFTEWLNAVRDKLAQARIRERLRRVQTGNFGDCESVGEGVIELRVHVGAGYRVYFGRYGGALVLLLSGGDKSSQPDDIRRAKEHWSNWKRRQT from the coding sequence ATGCTCTCCAAGTTCGAACTTCTTCGCTACCAGCGCGACGATGGTCGCGAGCCTTTCACCGAATGGTTGAACGCTGTGCGCGACAAGCTTGCGCAGGCACGGATTCGCGAACGCCTGCGCCGCGTGCAGACAGGCAACTTCGGCGATTGCGAGTCTGTCGGCGAAGGCGTGATCGAACTGCGCGTCCACGTCGGCGCCGGCTATCGCGTGTATTTCGGGCGGTACGGCGGCGCACTGGTGCTGTTGCTGTCAGGTGGCGACAAAAGCAGTCAGCCCGACGACATCAGGCGCGCCAAGGAACACTGGTCGAACTGGAAACGGAGGCAAACATGA
- a CDS encoding flavin-containing monooxygenase yields the protein MLSPDTACAADSAAPLAAIIIGAGFAGIGMAIALQRAGIHDFTIVERSHDVGGVWRDNRYPGATCDVPSHLYSFSFEPNPAWSRVFAPQPEIHAYLQHCARKYGLARYLRFGAEVAHAHYDEAAALWRVTLADGTTLSAALLVSGTGQLSRPAMPDLPGIDTFRGRAFHSAHWDHDYSLTAKRVAVVGTGASAIQFVPAIAGDVKQLVVFQRSPAYVMPRPDRAYRPWEKALFRRLPWAMKLHRASIYLRYESRAIAFTRLHTLMKVAVGRPFHALLARDVPDPALRARLTPDYPIGCKRILLSSDYLTAMSRDNVELVTQPIRRVTADGIETADGVHHPVDAIVYGTGFAATEFLSPMRITGRDGLDLNDAWRRGAQAYLGLTVPGFPNFFMLYGPNTNLGHNSIVYMLESQIAHVMRCLRAMRRDGAREIDVDARRYRRFNVHVQQRLEGSVWNSCKSWYVDASGHNSTNWPGFTLTYRWITRFTGMSAYRFTHPLPGSVAPARDVVIAPPAGRLEALTAASLRGFLRVAFRPLIGPPFGARMQRRVVALLSPLMPGTSGSLRYRTSAHRVPVEVVAPKRGDTGGAILYLHGGAFCLGGPHTHRGVTTRLANEAGLPVWVPDYRLAPEHPRPAALDDALAVYDAMRAQGHAPHRIVIAGDSAGGALALALAIALRERGEPAAAALLLISPVTDPALGGATLATRRHDDPMIRRGWLEQGLRWYHGACTVAARGPLDTDLRGLPPMLVQAGDQEVLLSDAQRLARHAQACGVPCRLEIHAARWHVFHLQAFYLRSARDALRTLAGFAAQRVAATA from the coding sequence ATGTTGTCGCCTGATACCGCTTGCGCCGCCGACTCCGCCGCCCCGCTCGCGGCGATCATCATCGGTGCCGGCTTCGCCGGCATCGGCATGGCGATCGCGCTGCAACGCGCCGGCATCCACGACTTCACGATCGTCGAACGCTCGCACGATGTCGGCGGCGTATGGCGCGACAACCGCTACCCGGGCGCCACCTGCGACGTGCCCTCGCACCTGTACTCGTTTTCGTTCGAGCCCAATCCGGCGTGGTCGCGCGTGTTCGCGCCGCAGCCCGAAATCCATGCGTACCTGCAGCATTGCGCGCGCAAGTACGGGCTCGCACGCTACCTGCGTTTCGGCGCCGAGGTCGCACACGCCCACTACGACGAAGCCGCTGCGCTGTGGCGCGTCACGCTCGCCGACGGCACGACGCTCAGCGCCGCCTTGCTCGTCAGCGGCACCGGGCAGTTGAGCCGCCCCGCGATGCCCGACCTGCCCGGCATCGACACGTTTCGCGGCCGCGCGTTCCACTCCGCGCACTGGGATCACGACTATTCGCTTACGGCCAAGCGCGTGGCGGTCGTGGGCACCGGTGCGTCGGCGATCCAGTTCGTCCCGGCGATCGCGGGCGACGTGAAGCAGCTGGTCGTATTCCAGCGTTCGCCGGCCTATGTGATGCCGCGCCCCGACCGCGCGTACCGCCCGTGGGAGAAAGCGCTGTTCCGCCGGTTGCCGTGGGCGATGAAGCTGCATCGCGCCTCGATCTACCTGCGCTACGAATCGCGCGCGATCGCGTTCACGCGACTGCACACGTTGATGAAGGTCGCGGTCGGCCGGCCGTTCCACGCGCTGCTCGCACGCGACGTGCCGGACCCCGCGTTGCGCGCGCGACTCACCCCCGACTACCCGATCGGCTGCAAGCGCATCCTGCTGTCGAGCGACTACCTTACCGCGATGAGCCGCGACAACGTCGAACTCGTCACGCAGCCGATCCGGCGCGTGACGGCGGACGGCATCGAGACCGCCGACGGCGTGCACCATCCGGTCGACGCGATCGTGTACGGCACGGGTTTCGCGGCGACCGAGTTCCTGTCGCCGATGCGCATCACGGGCCGCGACGGGCTCGACCTGAACGACGCGTGGCGGCGCGGTGCGCAGGCGTATCTCGGGCTCACGGTGCCCGGCTTTCCGAACTTCTTCATGCTGTACGGCCCGAACACCAACCTCGGCCACAACTCGATCGTGTACATGCTCGAAAGCCAGATCGCGCACGTGATGCGCTGCCTGCGTGCAATGCGGCGCGACGGTGCGCGCGAGATCGACGTCGACGCGCGCCGCTACCGGCGCTTCAACGTGCATGTGCAGCAACGGCTCGAAGGTTCGGTGTGGAACAGCTGCAAGAGCTGGTATGTCGATGCGTCGGGTCACAACAGCACGAACTGGCCGGGCTTCACGCTGACCTACCGGTGGATCACGCGCTTCACCGGGATGTCCGCCTACCGCTTCACGCATCCGCTGCCCGGGTCGGTCGCACCGGCGCGCGACGTGGTGATCGCGCCGCCCGCCGGCCGGCTGGAGGCCCTCACGGCCGCCTCGCTGCGCGGCTTCCTGCGGGTGGCCTTCCGGCCGCTGATCGGGCCGCCGTTCGGCGCGCGCATGCAGCGCCGCGTCGTTGCGCTGCTGTCGCCGCTGATGCCGGGCACGAGCGGCTCGCTGCGCTACCGCACGTCCGCGCACCGCGTGCCGGTCGAAGTCGTGGCGCCGAAACGCGGCGACACGGGCGGCGCGATCCTCTATCTGCACGGCGGCGCATTCTGTCTCGGCGGCCCGCACACGCATCGCGGCGTGACGACGCGGCTCGCGAACGAGGCCGGCCTGCCGGTGTGGGTGCCCGATTACCGGCTGGCCCCCGAGCATCCGCGCCCGGCCGCGCTCGACGATGCACTGGCCGTCTACGATGCCATGCGCGCGCAGGGCCATGCGCCGCACCGGATCGTGATCGCCGGCGATTCGGCCGGCGGTGCGCTGGCGCTGGCACTGGCCATCGCGCTGCGCGAGCGCGGCGAGCCGGCTGCCGCCGCGCTGCTGCTGATCTCGCCCGTGACCGATCCCGCGCTCGGCGGCGCGACGCTGGCTACGCGCCGTCACGACGATCCGATGATCCGCCGCGGCTGGCTCGAACAGGGGCTGCGCTGGTATCACGGCGCCTGTACGGTAGCGGCCCGCGGCCCGCTCGACACCGACCTGCGGGGCCTGCCGCCGATGCTCGTCCAGGCCGGCGACCAGGAGGTCCTGCTGTCGGATGCGCAGCGGCTGGCCCGTCATGCGCAGGCCTGCGGCGTGCCGTGCCGGCTGGAGATTCATGCGGCGCGCTGGCATGTGTTTCATCTGCAGGCGTTTTACCTGCGGTCGGCGCGCGATGCGTTGCGGACGCTGGCGGGGTTTGCGGCGCAGCGGGTGGCGGCGACGGCGTAA
- a CDS encoding GMC family oxidoreductase yields MSKTFDYIVVGGGSGGSVVAGRLTEDPAVTVCVLEAGGRGDGTLVNVPTGAVAMMPTRINNWAFDTVPQPGLGGRIGYQPRGKVLGGSSAINAMVYIRGHRVDYDGWAALGNEGWRYDDVLPYFRLSEHNERFDDAWHGRDGPLWVSDLRTGNPFHARYLEAAQQAGLPLTDDFNGAQQEGIGIYQVTQKHGERWSAARAYLLPHVGRRDNLTVETHAQVLRILFDGTRAIGVEVRQRGEVRTLRARREVVLAAGALQTPQLLMLSGVGPGRALQQQGIAVHADLPGVGRNLQDHPDFIFGYRTRSVDTMGVSAGGGLRMLRELVRFRRERRGMLTSNFAEGGGFLKTRAELDAPDIQLHFVVALVDDHARKLHAGHGLSCHVCLLRPRSRGSVTLSSADPLAPPRIDPAFFDDPRDLDDMVAGFRLTRRLMEAPALAGWTTRDLFTANVDTDDEIRDVLRQRTDTVYHPVGTCRMGHDALAVVDPQLRVHGLQGLRIVDASVMPTLIGGNTNAPTIMIAEKAVDLIRGVCRTSVQPQDETVRTATDRDTAPAVRAAHDAIQHEETRHVVA; encoded by the coding sequence ATGAGCAAGACTTTCGACTACATCGTCGTGGGCGGCGGTTCGGGCGGCAGCGTCGTCGCCGGGCGGCTGACCGAGGACCCGGCCGTGACCGTCTGCGTGCTCGAGGCCGGCGGCCGCGGCGACGGCACGCTCGTCAACGTGCCGACCGGCGCGGTCGCGATGATGCCGACCCGCATCAACAACTGGGCCTTCGACACGGTGCCGCAGCCTGGCCTCGGCGGGCGCATCGGCTACCAGCCGCGCGGCAAGGTGCTGGGCGGTTCGTCGGCCATCAACGCGATGGTCTATATCCGCGGCCATCGCGTCGACTACGACGGCTGGGCCGCGCTCGGCAACGAAGGCTGGCGCTACGACGACGTCCTGCCGTACTTCCGCCTGAGCGAGCACAACGAGCGCTTCGACGATGCGTGGCACGGCCGCGACGGCCCGCTGTGGGTGAGCGACCTGCGCACCGGCAACCCGTTCCATGCACGCTACCTCGAAGCCGCGCAGCAGGCCGGCCTGCCGCTCACCGACGATTTCAACGGCGCGCAGCAGGAAGGCATCGGCATCTACCAGGTCACGCAGAAGCACGGCGAACGGTGGAGCGCGGCGCGCGCGTACCTGCTGCCGCACGTCGGCCGCCGCGACAACCTGACGGTCGAGACGCACGCGCAGGTGCTGCGCATCCTGTTCGACGGCACGCGTGCGATCGGCGTCGAGGTGCGGCAGCGCGGCGAGGTCCGCACGCTGCGCGCGCGGCGTGAAGTCGTGCTCGCGGCCGGCGCCCTGCAAACACCGCAGTTGCTGATGCTGTCGGGTGTCGGCCCGGGCCGCGCGCTCCAGCAACAGGGCATCGCCGTGCACGCCGACCTGCCCGGCGTCGGACGCAACCTGCAGGATCATCCGGATTTCATCTTCGGCTACCGCACGCGCAGCGTCGACACGATGGGCGTGTCCGCGGGCGGCGGCCTGCGCATGCTGCGCGAGCTGGTGCGTTTTCGCCGCGAACGGCGCGGGATGCTGACGTCGAATTTCGCGGAAGGCGGCGGCTTCCTGAAGACGCGCGCCGAACTCGACGCGCCGGACATCCAGCTGCACTTCGTCGTCGCGCTCGTCGACGATCACGCGCGCAAGCTGCACGCCGGCCACGGGCTGTCGTGCCACGTGTGCCTGCTGCGCCCGCGCAGCCGCGGCTCGGTCACGCTGAGCAGCGCCGATCCGCTCGCGCCGCCGCGCATCGATCCCGCGTTCTTCGACGACCCGCGCGACCTCGACGACATGGTCGCGGGCTTCCGCCTCACACGCCGGCTGATGGAAGCGCCGGCACTCGCCGGCTGGACCACGCGCGACCTGTTCACCGCGAACGTCGACACCGACGACGAAATCCGCGACGTGCTGCGGCAGCGTACCGACACCGTGTATCACCCGGTCGGCACGTGCCGGATGGGGCACGACGCGCTCGCCGTCGTCGATCCGCAACTGCGCGTGCACGGCCTGCAGGGGCTGCGCATCGTCGATGCGTCGGTGATGCCGACACTCATCGGCGGCAACACCAATGCGCCGACGATCATGATCGCCGAGAAGGCCGTCGACCTGATCCGCGGCGTGTGCCGCACGTCGGTACAGCCGCAAGACGAAACCGTCAGGACAGCGACGGATCGCGACACCGCTCCTGCCGTGCGTGCCGCGCACGATGCCATCCAGCACGAGGAAACCCGCCATGTTGTCGCCTGA